In the Balaenoptera ricei isolate mBalRic1 chromosome 1, mBalRic1.hap2, whole genome shotgun sequence genome, cagaatccaacagtacattaaaagggtcatacaccatgatcaagtgggttttatcccaggaatgcaaggattcttcaatatatgcaaatcaatcaatgtgatacaccatattaacaaactgaaggagaaaaaccatatgatcatctcaatagatgcagaaaaagctttcaacaaaattcaacacccatttatgataaaaactctccagaaagtaggcatagaaagaacttacctcaacataataaaggccgtatatgacaaacccacagccaacatcgttctcaatggtgaaaaactgaaaacatttccactcagatcatgaacaagacaaggttgcacactctcaccactattattaacatggttttggaagttttagccacagcaatcagagaagaaaaagaaataaaaggaatccaaattggaaaagaagcagtaaaactgtccatgtctgcagatgacatgacactatacacagtgaatcccaaagatgctaccagaaaagtactagagctaatcattgaatttggtaaagtagcaggatataaaattaatgcaaagaaatctcttgcattcctatacaccattgatgaaaaatctgaaacagaaattaaggaaacactcccatttaccagtgcagcaaaaagaataaaatacctaggaataaacctacctaaggagacaaaagacctgtatacagaaaactgtaagacactgatgaaagaaattaaagatgatacaaacagatggagagatataccatgttcttggattggaagaatcaacattgtgaaaatgactgtactacccaaagcaatctacagattcaatgcaatccctatcaaactaccaatggcatttttcacagaactagaacaaaaaatttcacaatttgtatggaaacacaaaagaccccgaataaccaaagtaatcttgagaaagaaaaacagagctggaggaatcaggttccctgacttcagactatactacaaagctacagtaatcaagacagtatggtactggcacagaaacagaaatatagatcaatggaagaggatagaaagcccagagataaacccgcaaacatatggtcaccttatctttgataaaggaagcaagaatatacagtggagaaaagaaagcctcttcaataaatggtgatgggaaaactggacagctacatgtaaaagaatgaaattagaacacttcctaacaccatacaaaaaaataaactcaaaatggattaaagacctaaatgtaaggccagacactgtaaaactcttaagaggaaaacataggcagaacactctatgacatacatcacagcaagatccttttgactcacctcctagagaaatggaaataaaaccaaaaataaacaaatgggaccgaatgaaacttaaaagcttttgcacagcaaaggaaatcataaacaagacgaaaagacaaccctcagaatgggagaaaatatttacaaatgaagcaactgacaaaggattaatctccaaaatatacaggcagctcatgcagctcaatatcaaaaagcaaacaacccaatccaaaaatgggtagaagatctaaatagacaggactccaaagaagatatacagattgacaacaaacacatgaaaggattctcaacatcactaatcattagagaagtgcaaatcaaaactacaatgaggtatcccctcacatgagtcagaatggccatcatcaaaaaatctacagggcttccctggtggtgcagtggttgagaatctgcctgccaatgcaggggacacgagttcgagccctggtctgggaagatcccacatgccgcagagctactaggcccatgagccacaactactgagcctgcacgtctggagcctgtgctccacagcaagagaggccgcgatagtgagaggcccgcgcaccatgatgaagagtggcccccgattgccgcaactagagaaagccctcacacagaaacgaagacccaacacagccaaaaaaataaaaataaataaataaatttttttaaaaatagttgctaaaaaaccaaaaaaactacgaaaactaaatgctggagagggtgtggagaaaagggaaccctcttgcactgttgctgggaatgtaaattgatacagccactatggagaacagtatgtaggttccttaaaaaactaaaaatagaactaccatacgacccagtaatcccactactgggtatataccctgagaaaaccataattcaaaaagagtcatgtaccacaacgttcattgcagctctatttacaatagccaggacatggaagtaacctaggtgtccatcgaaagaggaatggataaagatgtggcacatatatacaatggaatattactcagccataaaaagaaagaaattgagttatttgtactgaggtggatggacctagagagtgttatacagagtgaagtaagtcagaaagagaaaaacaaataccatatgctaacacatatatatggaatctaaaaaaagagaaaaaaatggttctagagtacctaggggcagtacaggaataaagatgcagacatagagaatggacttgaggacatggaggggggaagggtaagctgggataaagtgagagagtggcatggacatatatacactaccaaatgtaaaatagataggtagtgggaagcagccacatagcacagggagatcagctcagtgctttgtgaccacctagaggggtcggatagggtgggtgggaggagacacaatagggaggagatatggggatatatgtatatgtatagctgattcactttgttatacagcagaaactaacacaccattgtaaagcaattatactccaataaagatgttaaaaaaaaaagcttataagtttgattaggtcccatttgtttatttttgcttttatttctattgctgtgggagactgacttaagaaaacattactacagtttatgtcagagaatattttcctatgttttcttctaggagttttatgatgtcatgtcttatatttaagtcttttagtcattttgactttattttgtgtatgttttgaGGGAGTGTTCAAACATTATTGATTtatatgcagctgtccagcttttcccagcttgctgaagagactcttctccattgtacattcttgcctcctttgttgaagttTAATTAATCATAGGTGTGTTGGGCTCTCTCTCTggtccattgatccatatgtctgttttttgtgctaATTCCATGGagttttgatttctgtagctttgtagtattgtctgaagtctagaagggttatgcctccaggtttgttcttttcctcaggatttctttggcaattctgggtcttttatgctTCCATATATATAGGATtacttgttctaattctgtggaaaatgtcatgggtaatttgatagggatcgcattaaatctgtagattgctttgggtagcatggccattttaacaatatgaattcttccagtccaagagcatgtgatatctttccatttctttgtgtcattttcagtttcctttatcaatgttttataattctcagaaaataggtctttcacttccttggtcaggtttattcctaaattttttttttgatgcaattttaaaagggatttctttttttactttccctttctgatatctcattgttagtgtaaagaaatacaaCGAGTTTCTgcatgttaatcttgtatcctgttatcttgctgaattcgtttattagttctagttgTTTCTGTGTGGAgtctaggattttctatatatagtgtcatgtcatccacatatagtgacaattttaccttctctcttccaatttggacacattttatttctttttcttgtctgattactgtGATTAGGACtaccaatactatgttgaatagaaatggtgagagtgggcatctttatcttgttccagattttagcaggaaggctttcagcttttcaccattgagtattatgttggctgtgggtttgtcataaataagcttttattaggttgagatatgttctctctatacccactttggtaagagtttttatcatgaatggatgctgaattttatcaaatgctttagaaaatttaaaattacatatgtgataTTTGATTGTTATGGAACCAAGGTAGTCTAAATAATTCTCTAAtattgtgtatgtttgtgtgtgtgtgtgtgtgtgtgtgtgtgtgtagagagattTGTGCCTTCAAATTGTAAGCCCTTTGAGGATAAGAACTACATCATATAAAGAAGTTTTTATATGCCTGCTGTACTCAGTAGAATCCACAGCAGTTAGTAAATTCATATTTACCGAATTACTGAAGGCATTCTGGCTCATCCTGGCATTTCATGCCAGACAAGTGGCAGTGGCTGTGCCTGGGGCCCCTCAAGAACATGGGGGGGGTGAGGAACAGGTCTGAGGGGGAGTCTCGCCGTGGAGCAGCCAGGCCATGAAGGACCTCCGTGGGCTCCTGTGGTCAAGCTGAGTTTGCCTCATGAAACTCTTTCCAGGTACTTGGTGTCCACAGACTCTGGAGCTGTCTGCCAGCTCTGCTAATCATTCACCACCTTTCGCTTCCTTCTTGGCTACTTGTGGGCAGTGAGTGTCTGGTTTGGGATGGGCGATTCCTAACTTCAAAGTCTTGGTCAGGATGTTCACGTTTCAATGAACAACATGCAGCCCTGGTGCCTGGCCAAGGTGGGGCCTGAGCAACCCAGACGGGACCTTAAGTTGGGCTCCTTGTCCTCATACATGCCACTTTCAACCTCACATTGCTATTGGGTCAGTGCTgctgttctctctcctcttctgacCACTGACTCACAGCTGCCAGGAACAACTGGGCAGAGGAGGGTTGGAGCTAGAGGAAGCTCTGTTGCCCCCACCTCACCAGGACCACAGCCTCAAAGTACTAGAAGGAACATTAAGAGTACCAAATGCAGCTCCTCTTGAGGCTTGTAGACCACATGCTTCCTGTCCCTGCCCTGCTGATATGTAGAGGAACGATGGACCCTGTGCTTCTCCTGCAGCAAAACCAAGAATCCAAGAGAATCCCTCGCGTTGTCTCCTCCTGACTTACTTCAGAAGTGTCACTCGGATTCTCCCTTTGAATCTCCTCCCTCTGAGCATTGAGCCCTACAAAGCTCTCCCAGTATTTTGATAATTCACCAAAAGGGAGAAGGAGACAGAAGATAAATATGCTTATTTCTGTGCAACCATATCATGCCCTTTTACTTTCACTTTAATAGGAAATTAAGTTCAACACACTGTTTTTTCAGATGGGGTGTATGACATGCAGCAAATCAAGAGAGAGCAGGAGTAAGAACCCAGATTTCTGACTTCTAGTTGATGCATTTTTCACTTCTTCATGCTGTCTTCTTAGAACTGTGTTTCTATATCTCAGTGGTAACTGTGGTCCAGATTATGGAATTACAGATGATTTGTAATGTTCTTCTTTTTGctagtgtattttatctgatttttccacagtgactatacattaattgaataaaaaatacctaacgtaaacattttaaattagaaaattccCTCAGAAAGCTGAATTAagctttgtttttctaatttcccttcaCACTCAAATCCCTTGCCCCACCAAACCTCTCAACAGCAAGAAGAAATCTGAATTACTGTCATCCTCAATGGCAGAAAGAGATTTAACTTTCTCTGGAATTAAGCAGACTTGCGGAAGTGTAGGTAGTTGGGTAGGAGTGAGGTCTCAGAGGCAGTGCTGTGACCTGTGTGTAAGTTCTCCTCCTCTTCACTAGGGGCACTGTCAGCCTACAGGTGCTGCCTCTCTGCTCCACAGCATTACTTGTACTGTAAGGACAGATGATTACGCAGAAGACTGTGATGTCAGTACCATTCACATTGAGCAGTGAACTTCTCCCCTCAGCATTATTATCACCCCCAGAGAAATTCCTATTCCATGTACCTCCCACAGTAAACCCAGGACGTTTGTGAGCTTCACATTATCTGTACTTTGTTCTTCACCATCCTCTCTGCCTTATACTCAGCTGGCTATTACCCAATACGTAGGACTCTGTCTTCTGAGGTGCATTAGACACTAGTGGAGTCATAGATAAATGAAGCTGATGGGCTAATTCATGTTaaaatccaaatggccaacacTAGCTCACTGGAGTCACTCCTCTCAACAGTATGTACATTTTAGGGATTACACCTTAATCCCTTGTATCAGGGATAGATCAGGGGAATATGGATTTCTCAAGGATATTAGACCTTATACATTTGTAGTGAAGAAGTCTTTGGAGGACTCTTGCCTCTCTGTATGATAGGGTGGAGGTCATTTCAGCTCAATGTGGCAGCAGTCAGGAAGAAGTATATTACACGAAGTTGGGGAAGAGCAAGGACAAACTGCAGCTTATGAAGATAGGCTGAAGCCTCTGTCTTCCTCTCATCACCTCATACTTCAGTGGCAGGTGGCCTGCAGAAGCAGCTGGTGCCCTTTGCACAAAGAGAAGCCGAGGAAGCTTGTAGGCCTGGCTGCCCATGCCAAGTAGGTGAGCCAGCAGATCAGTAACTGAATGCGTGAACTGCAGTGGTGCCCAGTACCCTACATCTTCAGAGTGTCTTACGTTGATGCTTCACTTCTATCTTCAGATTCTCATGTAAACTTCTCTTACAGCCAACTCAATCTGGAACCATATAGCGAAGGTAACTCTAGGAAACATGGCTCAAGCTTAGTTAGGTTGACACAGTATAAAACACCCACTGTCCCTAAAATCAGTTTCAAAAAGTAGCTTTTCCGATCCATTTACTGGCCAGTAGGGATGTTGAAGTAGGGAGCCAAAGGTGGGGAGGTAAAGCgataaggggaggggaggaagggagcttTCTTGGTGATCCTCAAAACGTGTCTATAAAAGAAGAGTAGAAAAGCCAGACGTGTGAAACATGCTCATATatacaaatgtttttaaatatttgtgtccAGGAGGAAAGCATTGCAATTGGTTCAAAGTTATATCTGAGAGATACCAAAGGAAACGCGAGGATTTGTGAGTGCCCAGGCTTCCTCTGGAGACCATGGCAACACCTAACCCCATCCCATGCTTCTGTAGCCTTCTCTGAGTGATGGGCAGTACCAGGGGAAGGAAGCCATAGGAGAAAGGGACAAATATGACCAGAAGTGCCCCAAGGGCCCTAGACGGGAGCCGCTAAAGGCACATTCACCAGCTTTCTTCTTTGGCAGAAGCCAGTTAGTTCCCAATGTCCCAGAATGGAATGGAACAATGAGGCTTTACACCACCAAGGTCGTAGGCTTGTTTCAAGAAGCACTTCCTCTCTGTGGGGGAGCAGTGGGTGGGGCGAAATGATAAAAGTTGGTGGAATGCAATTCTTTCCAAAGTCCAGATCTTCAAGTGGCCCCAGAAGGTGTGGACGTGCTTTGGTTTTACTCTTCTCACCTTCCTTAGAGGGATTTCTAGTTCAATGGGAACCTTTATCGGTCACGTGTACCCAGGGCTGTTTCTACTCTCATATGGACTGTATCAAGCGGTAGTGGTCTCCAAAGCTGTGATATTCAGTGACTCTTTCCTGTATCCTTCATCCCCTCCCAGGAATAAGGGGAGATGGGCCAGGCTGTGGAAAATGTCCTACGGTGGTTTGCTGAAGACGCTGGCTGGCTCTGGCTTGATAGTGTACGAGATCAGCTGCGTGAAGAGAGGGCTGATACTGATGAACAGGGAGCTGCCACCGAGATTTATGTACGGCAAAGAGTGGCAGCACCTCACCATGTTCATCCTTCTCACCCTCAATGGCTGTGTAGAGGTCATGAGCAAGAACTTGCTGCCTCAGCGCTGTGTGTCCCTAGAAAAAGGGACCCTGGTGCTGACTTTCTATGTGCTCCTGCTGTTGTTGGTGTCACATGTTCAGGACTCAGCAGGAGTGGAGCTACAGGTTCACTCTCTGCTCATCTTGGTGGTGTTGCTGCTGATGCTGGTGTTGACCGTACAGCTGTGGGCTCCTGACACATTTCAACTCTCGGTGATTGAGACCTTTCTGTTTCAGATCATGGGCTCCTGGCTGGTACAGGCTGGCTTCATTCTGTACAAACCAGTCACTGGCTACCCGTGGCAGGACGATGACATCAATGACATCATGTTTGTCACCACCTTCTTCTGCTGGCATGTGATGATCAATGCTTTGTGCCTGTTGGGAATCTACGGCGTCTCTTACTTTTGGCATTGTTGTTACCGTCCCAGCTGGAAGCTGACGGGGTCCAGAGAAGCTCCATGTTACACGAGCACCGCGGGACCCCTCTACAAATTGCTGCAGGAAGTGGAGCAGGCAGAGAAAGATGACCAGGCTCTCCTTTCAAAGAGCTCACCCTGAGACA is a window encoding:
- the LOC132374078 gene encoding transmembrane epididymal protein 1A-like — translated: MGTFIGHVYPGLFLLSYGLYQAVVVSKAVIFSDSFLYPSSPPRNKGRWARLWKMSYGGLLKTLAGSGLIVYEISCVKRGLILMNRELPPRFMYGKEWQHLTMFILLTLNGCVEVMSKNLLPQRCVSLEKGTLVLTFYVLLLLLVSHVQDSAGVELQVHSLLILVVLLLMLVLTVQLWAPDTFQLSVIETFLFQIMGSWLVQAGFILYKPVTGYPWQDDDINDIMFVTTFFCWHVMINALCLLGIYGVSYFWHCCYRPSWKLTGSREAPCYTSTAGPLYKLLQEVEQAEKDDQALLSKSSP